In Sorghum bicolor cultivar BTx623 chromosome 10, Sorghum_bicolor_NCBIv3, whole genome shotgun sequence, one genomic interval encodes:
- the LOC110431002 gene encoding probable inositol oxygenase — protein MTITIEQPQFDAVAERKVPAGGDPAELVLDAGFVVPDANAFGNTFRNYDAESERKQTVEEFYRVNHTRQTHEFVSRMRAEYGRLDKTEMGIWDCIELLNEFIDDSDPDLDMPQIEHLLQTAEAIRKDYPDQDWLHLTGLIHDLGKVLLHPSFGELPQWAVVGDTFPVGCAYDESNVHFKYFKENPDYHNPKLNTKFGVYSEGCGLDNVLMSWGHDDYMYLVAKENKSTLPSAGLFIIRYHSFYPLHKHGAYMHLMNEEDKENLKWLHVFNKYDLYSKSNVRIDVEKVKPYYMSLIDKYFPGKLRW, from the exons ATGACGATCACCATTGAACAGCCTCAGTTCG ATGCGGTGGCGGAGAGGAAGGTCCCCGCCGGCGGCGACCCCGCGGAGCTGGTGCTGGACGCCGGCTTCGTCGTGCCGGACGCCAACGCCTTCGGCAATACCTTCAG GAACTACGACGCGGAGTCGGAGCGGAAGCAGACGGTGGAGGAGTTCTACCGCGTGAACCACACGAGGCAGACGCACGAGTTCGTGTCGCGGATGCGGGCCGAGTACGGGCGGCTGGACAAGACGGAGATGGGCATCTGGGACTGCATCGAGCTGCTCAACGAGTTCATCGACGACAGCGACCCGGACCTGGACATGCCCCAGATCGAGCACCTCCTCCAGACCGCCGAGGCCATCCGCAAGGACTACCCCGACCAGGACTGGCTCCACCTCACCGGACTCATCCACG ACCTGGGCAAGGTGCTGCTGCACCCAAGCTTTGGGGAGCTCCCTCAGTGGGCTGTCGTTG GTGACACATTCCCCGTCGGCTGCGCATACGACGAGAGCAACGTCCACTTCAAG TACTTCAAGGAGAACCCTGACTACCACAACCCCAAGCTCAACACCAAGTTTGGGGTCTACTCCGAGGGCTGTGGCCTCGACAACGTGCTCATGTCATGGGGCCATGACGACTACATGTACCTG GTGGCCAAGGAGAACAAGAGCACCCTTCCTTCCGCGGGGCTGTTCATCATCAGATACCACTCATTCTACC CTCTGCACAAGCATGGAGCCTACATGCACCTGATGAACGAAGAGGACAAGGAGAACCTCAAGTGGCTGCATGTGTTCAA CAAGTATGACCTGTACAGCAAGAGCAACGTCAGGATCGACGTGGAGAAGGTGAAGCCCTACTACATGTCCCTAATCGACAAG TACTTCCCGGGCAAGCTAAGATGGTGA